The Amycolatopsis jiangsuensis nucleotide sequence GACATCCCCCGCGGGCGAGGCGGGGACCACGGCGGGTGTGCGCGGACAGCGCGAACCCAAGTACTGGGCGTTGAAGCAGCATCTGCTGGACCTGCTGGACGCGCTGCCACCGGGCTCTCCGATCCCGACGGAACGGGCGCTGGCCGGTGAGTTCACCGTGTCGCGCACCACCGTGCGCCAGGCGCTGGCGGACCTGACCGCCGAAGGCAGGCTGCACCGGGTGCAGGGCAAGGGCACGTTCGCCGCCGAGCCGAAACTCGCGCAGCGGCTGCAGCTGTCCTCCTACACCGAGGACATGCGCAAGCAGGGCCTGAAACCGTCGTCGAAACTGCTCGAGCTCGAAGAGCTGCCGGTCGAGGGCGAACTCGCGAAACTGCTCGGGATCCGCAA carries:
- a CDS encoding GntR family transcriptional regulator, with protein sequence MLETSPAGEAGTTAGVRGQREPKYWALKQHLLDLLDALPPGSPIPTERALAGEFTVSRTTVRQALADLTAEGRLHRVQGKGTFAAEPKLAQRLQLSSYTEDMRKQGLKPSSKLLELEELPVEGELAKLLGIRNGAKILRLRRLRLADSQPMALETTHLPLGRFRGLRKHITAGGSLYAVLREHYGVELERAEETIETSLAGPQEAEMLGSDVGMPVMMLTRHSFATDGKPVEFARAVYRGDRYKFVTTLQP